A region from the Brassica napus cultivar Da-Ae chromosome C8, Da-Ae, whole genome shotgun sequence genome encodes:
- the LOC125591867 gene encoding uncharacterized protein LOC125591867 has product MLSGWTTHGRLSCPYCMGSTDAFQLKSGTKTSWFDCHRRFLPINHPYRRNKKLFRSKRVVRDTAPPYLSGEEIEKDIDYYGAQDTVKKGGNWHTTANMSAGYGTQHNWHKKSIFWELSYWKNLLLRHNLDVMHIEKNFFDNIINTLLNVPGKTKDNKNSRLDLPALCSRIELHIRNDGKISVPIFRLSAEAKAALFKWVASDVKFSDGYVSNLSRCVDQQGHKFAGMKSPDCHVFMQRVLPFAFAELLPKNVHEVLAGKAKNLARVEGSIVVGSLNEETSHFTSYYFGSQVQTRKTTTSRYDDGGVMLTYIVEDVPDIFCRLGGKLKEVWWSSEDDAHSAHTYILLNCEEIEPFESDFVAQVEEAILGISTNDLNKRKDQHFVKWLKTQVDYDDPFYPQWFHEMIQGPVAKVTTASMYFTRGYTFHTYGYGSRRATMNYGVCVKGETDFYGILQEIIEVEFPGLVKLKCVLFKCDWFDPTVNRGVRYSKFGVVEINATRRYNKFGPYILESQADQVCFIPYPRIRQSGISWLATVKVTPRGRVLTDEQPPLQEDTVNEVEVPEQATNDILLVDPYNQGYEELPDDATDEAHED; this is encoded by the exons ATGTTGTCAGGTTGGAcgacgcatggaaggctatcttGTCCTTATTGTATGGGAAGCACAGACGCATTTCAGCTGAAAAGTGGTACGAAGACgtcctggtttgattgtcatcggaGATTTCTTCCCATTAATCATCCGTACCGAAGGAACAAGAAATTGTTTCGGTCAAAAAGGGTTGTACGAGACACCGCTCCGCCATATTTATCTGGAGAGGAAATTGAGAAAGATATTGATTACTATGGTGCACAAGACACAGTCAAGAAAGGGGGTAATTGGCATACTACTGCAAATATGTCTGCTGGTTACGGGACACAGCATAattggcacaagaagagtatttTTTGGGAACTTTCATATTGGAAAAATCTACTTCTACGCCACaatcttgatgtgatgcatatagagaagaatttctttgacaACATCATCAATACATTGTTGAACGTCCccgggaagacaaaagataacaagaacTCAAGGTTGGATTTGCCTGCATTATGTTCTAGGATTGAGCTGCATATTAGAAACGATGGaaaaatttcggttcccatttTCAGATTGTCAGCAGAAGCAAAAGCAGCGTTGTTCAAGTGGGTGGCATCAGATGTGAAGTTTTCTGATGGATATGTTTCAAATTTATCAAGATGTGTTGATCAGCAGGGACATAAGTTTGCAGGGATGAAGAGCCCTGactgtcatgtgtttatgcaacgagttctaccatttgcatttgcggagttGCTTCCAAAAAATGTTCACGAAGTACTTGCAG gGAAAGCCAAAAATCTGGctagggtggaaggttcaatagttgttGGGAGTTTGAATGAGGAAACATCTCACTTCACGTCGTACTACTTTGGGTCCCAAGTCCAAACACGGAAAACGACTACGAgcagatatgatgatggtggtgttatGCTGACATATATTGTTGAAGATGTTCCAGACATATTCTGTCGTCTAGGTGGGAAATTGAAAGaagtttggtggtcgagtgaagatgATGCTCACAGTGCCCACACATATATACTTCTTAACTGCGAGGAGATTGAGCCATTTGAAag CGATTTTGTTGCCCAAGTCGAAGAAGCTATACTAGGGATATCAACAAATGATCTCAACAAAAGGAAAGACCAACATTTTGTGAAGTGGTTGAAAACGCAG gttgattatgatgatCCATTCTATCCTCAGTGGTTTCACGAAATGATACAAGGTCCGGTCGCTAAGGTCACCACAGCATcaatgtatttcacacgaggctacactTTTCACACTTACGGATATGGAAGTCGGCGAGCAACAATGAACTATGgagtatgtgtgaaaggtgaaactgATTTCTATGGAATCTTACAAGAGATCATCGAAGTGGAGTTCCCCGGCCtggtgaagctgaaatgcgttcTCTTCAAATGTGACTGGTTTGACCCCAccgtcaatagaggtgttcggtaTAGCAAGTTTGGAGTTGTTGAAATAAATGCTACacggaggtacaacaaatttgGACCCTACATATTGGAATCTCAAGCAGACCAAGTTTGTTTTATTCCATATCCGAGGATTAGACAATCTGGAATATCTTGGTTAGCCACTGTAAAAGTTACACCTCGGGGTCGAGTCTTGACTGATGAACAACCGCCTTTACAAGAAGATACCGTAAATGAAGTAGAAGTACCAGAGCAAGCTACAAATGATATCTTACTTGTTGATCCATACAACCAGGGATATGAAGAACTTCCAGACGATGCAACAGACGAAGCCCACGAAGATTAA
- the LOC106357025 gene encoding NAC domain-containing protein 71 translates to MVRSYLPPGFRFHPTDEELVGYYLHRRNEGLEIELEIIPLMDLYKFDPWELPEKSFLPNRDMEWFFFCHRDRKYQNGSRINRATKSGYWKATGKDRKIVCQSSSSSSTSSIIGCRKTLVFYLGRAPFGGRTEWAMHEYRLFDNDTSQGSLSYKGDFALCRVIKRNEVTLKKCETSSLEVPDEPLTNNVDIPCEARYIGKGSCDASNTLRASPNFILGSSTKGNSQSQTEEDSGFQEFSLPEIEYPPEFFADLNFDWGMENPFPFVQYQEAHVNNEVINYDVLRLEPKKSEMKIYDY, encoded by the exons ATGGTGAGATCATATTTACCACCTGGTTTCAGATTTCACCCGACAGATGAAGAACTAGTGGGGTATTACCTGCACAGGAGAAACGAAGGCCTTGAAATTGAGCTCGAAATAATTCCATTAATGGATTTATACAAGTTTGATCCTTGGGAACTTCCTG AGAAATCCTTTTTGCCAAATCGAGATATGGAATGGTTTTTCTTCTGTCACCGAGACAGAAAATACCAGAACGGTTCTCGAATAAACAGAGCAACTAAATCTGGTTACTGGAAAGCCACTGGTAAAGATCGAAAAATCGTTTgtcagtcttcttcttcctcgtcgacTTCATCAATCATTGGGTGTCGAAAAACCCTAGTTTTTTATCTGGGTCGAGCCCCTTTTGGTGGTAGAACCGAGTGGGCAATGCATGAGTATCGTCTCTTTGATAACGATACTTCACAAGGATCACTGAGTTACAAG GGAGACTTCGCGCTATGTCGCGTGATTAAGAGGAATGAGGTTACACTTAAGAAATGTGAAACTAGCTCACTGGAGGTTCCAGATGAGCCATTGACCAACAATGTTGACATTCCTTGCGAAGCAAGATACATAGGAAAGGGTTCGTGTGACGCAAGTAATACACTCCGGGCTTCTCCTAATTTCATCCTTGGATCATCGACTAAG ggGAATTCACAATCGCAAACAGAAGAAGATTCTGGTTTCCAAGAGTTTTCACTACCCGAAATCGAATACCCACCAGAGTTCTTTGCAGATTTAAATTTCGACTGGGGAATGGAGAATCCTTTTCCGTTCGTACAGTATCAAGAAGCTCATGTGAACAATGAAGTCATTAACTATGATGTTCttcg ATTGGAACCAAAGAAAAGTGAGATGAAGATATATGATTATTAG